The Rhodocytophaga rosea genome has a segment encoding these proteins:
- a CDS encoding apiosidase-like domain-containing protein: MFAGAFGVAYGHHAVWQFFNERVEALNFAERGWINALDRPGLIRSDT, translated from the coding sequence GTGTTTGCCGGCGCCTTTGGTGTTGCTTATGGCCATCATGCTGTCTGGCAGTTTTTCAACGAACGTGTAGAAGCCTTAAATTTTGCTGAAAGAGGCTGGATAAATGCTCTGGACAGACCGGGGCTTATCAGGTCGGATACCTAA
- a CDS encoding putative collagen-binding domain-containing protein, protein MIESRPSENYLTDASYHYSGQGEAYQRLEAIRDSKSKFIMVYLPVSIEINLLCIPSKRIVAWWYNPTNGKALKIGTLTKKPLMKFIPTQAADHSDWVLVLDNSEINYTAPGI, encoded by the coding sequence TTGATAGAGTCAAGACCGAGTGAAAATTATCTAACGGATGCAAGTTATCATTACTCAGGGCAGGGAGAAGCCTATCAACGCCTAGAAGCTATACGAGATAGCAAGAGCAAATTTATCATGGTTTATTTACCAGTTAGCATAGAAATAAACTTGCTTTGCATACCAAGCAAACGAATTGTTGCTTGGTGGTATAATCCCACAAATGGAAAAGCACTAAAAATCGGCACATTGACTAAAAAACCCTTAATGAAGTTTATTCCAACGCAAGCCGCTGACCATAGCGATTGGGTATTAGTATTAGACAACTCAGAGATAAACTACACTGCTCCAGGAATATGA
- a CDS encoding RNA polymerase sigma factor translates to MPIDKPGVLSNLFVPEELWRSFTEGNQQAYSYIFVHYKDVLYSYGLTIVANEEMVCVCIQELFLDLWIKRHNLAQVKTIKYYLLVSFRRLLFYKMASNKKHLHAFRQATHNQECKYAQSSEPELIHEPCMDESPDKLALSIYSLPKRQKEVLYLRYYEKLSYEEIME, encoded by the coding sequence ATGCCCATAGACAAACCTGGCGTCCTATCTAACCTGTTTGTTCCTGAAGAGTTATGGCGTTCTTTTACAGAAGGCAACCAGCAAGCCTATTCCTATATATTTGTACACTATAAGGATGTGCTTTATAGTTATGGGCTCACCATTGTAGCCAATGAGGAAATGGTATGTGTTTGTATTCAGGAATTGTTTCTGGATTTATGGATAAAAAGGCATAATTTGGCTCAAGTGAAAACGATCAAGTATTATTTGCTTGTATCCTTCAGGCGACTGTTATTCTATAAAATGGCGAGCAACAAAAAACACCTACATGCCTTCCGGCAAGCTACTCATAATCAGGAATGCAAATATGCCCAATCGAGCGAACCAGAATTGATTCATGAACCATGTATGGATGAAAGCCCCGATAAGCTTGCCCTGTCTATATACTCTTTACCTAAGCGTCAGAAGGAAGTACTCTATTTGCGTTATTATGAGAAATTAAGCTATGAGGAAATAATGGAGTGA